Proteins co-encoded in one Malus sylvestris chromosome 7, drMalSylv7.2, whole genome shotgun sequence genomic window:
- the LOC126630288 gene encoding uncharacterized protein LOC126630288, whose product MASRKLADAASWYCATALLALILFASIRENSSTPDNDDLVRGKHFNDFMTNRPCDEIYVVGEGETLHTISDKCGDPYIVERNPHIHDPDDVFPGLVIKITPTE is encoded by the coding sequence ATGGCATCAAGAAAACTGGCAGATGCGGCCTCATGGTACTGCGCCACTGCCCTACTAGCCTTGATCTTGTTTGCTTCCATCAGAGAGAACAGTTCTACGCCAGACAACGACGACTTGGTTCGAGGGAAACACTTCAATGACTTCATGACCAACCGGCCGTGTGATGAAATATATGTCGTCGGAGAAGGTGAGACACTCCACACCATCAGTGACAAGTGCGGCGACCCATACATCGTGGAGCGCAACCCTCATATCCATGATCCGGACGATGTTTTCCCTGGACTAGTCATCAAGATCACTCCTACCGAATGA
- the LOC126630289 gene encoding uncharacterized protein LOC126630289, translated as MTCDPRPLAVSSLDPLLHSFASFRSRVANCKTTAEPLVMNLSGEALDAYNEAYEELMKISESYEEDSPCSIFETFSAQNHSQTQSEEVNGSVGNFAFSKEETAGDDSPCQAFETFRLQSPRQTQSEQVISSVGNFAFSKEETLGEKFHEEFCKRVFMWMTLK; from the exons ATGACCTGTGACCCGCGACCTCTTGCTGTTTCGAGTCTCGACCCACTACTTCATTCCTTTGCAAG CTTTCGCTCTAGGGTTGCTAATTGCAAAACCACGGCAGAGCCTCTAGTCATGAACTTATCGGGAGAAGCTTTAGATGCGTACAATGAGGCTTACGAAGAGTTGATGAAGATCAGTGAATCATATGAGGAGGATTCACCTTGttcgatttttgaaacattcagTGCTCAGAACCACAGTCAAACTCAAAGTGAAGAGGTGAATGGTTCCGTGGGGAATTTTGCTTTCAGTAAAGAGGAAACCGCAGGTGATGATTCACCTTGTCAAGCTTTTGAAACATTCAGGCTTCAAAGCCCCAGGCAAACTCAAAGTGAACAGGTGATTAGTTCTGTGGGGAATTTTGCTTTCAGTAAAGAGGAAACCTTAGGTGAAAAATTCCATGAGGAATTTTGCAAGCGT GTTTTCATGTGGATGACTCTGAAGTGA
- the LOC126630438 gene encoding pentatricopeptide repeat-containing protein At2g29760, chloroplastic-like — MKLARLITRHFTTSTVVQKSERVAAGPITLSSIKELHAHLIRTHLHKDPSSPVSEVTRVYALSPPHLNKAHLVFDQIERPSFLVWNHMIRGLSQSEKPGEAIHMYNRMYLQGLAGNHVTFIFVFKACGRASDVGNGKRVHGHALKLGFESYLFVSNALILMYAYCGGLGLAQKLFDGMCQRDLVSWNSLICGYSQCNRFKEVLGLFEAMRAGNVTADAVTMVKVILACNYLGEWEFADSVVQYIEENHVRIDVYLGNTMIDMYGRRGLANLAWEVFDQMRERNIVSWNAMITGYAKVGNLVNARKLFNEMPKRNVVSWTSMITCYSQANQHTEAVSLFQEMMAADVRPDEITIASVLSACARVGSLDVGEAVHNYIKKHGVKTDIYVGNTLIDMYCKCGLVEKAMEVFQWMEKKDAVSWTSVISGLAVNGFADSALEFFSQMLREGVRPTHGTFVGILLACTHAGLVEKGLEYFESMEKIHGLMPEMKHYGCVVDLLSRSGKLEKAYEFIQNMPVVPHVVVWRILLSACKVHGNVALAESVTAKLVELDPSNSGNYILSSSTYAGSDRWDDALRMRELMGESKVQKPFGRSAIEIDGIFSNSEFGTHLIADEHWQSLICSTSN, encoded by the coding sequence ATGAAACTCGCGAGGCTCATTACGCGCCACTTCACCACCTCCACGGTGGTTCAAAAATCAGAGCGAGTGGCCGCCGGACCAATCACGTTGAGCTCAATCAAAGAGCTTCACGCACACCTTATCAGAACCCACCTCCACAAAGACCCATCGTCTCCCGTCTCCGAGGTTACCAGAGTTTACGCGCTATCTCCGCCGCATTTAAACAAAGCCCATTTAGTCTTCGATCAAATAGAGCGACCCTCATTTTTGGTTTGGAATCATATGATCCGTGGATTGTCACAGAGTGAGAAACCAGGTGAAGCAATTCACATGTATAATCGTATGTACCTTCAAGGATTGGCCGGGAATCATGTGACTTTTATATTCGTTTTCAAGGCTTGTGGTCGAGCTTCTGATGTTGGAAATGGGAAAAGAGTCCATGGACATGCACTCAAACTTGGGTTCGAGTCGTATCTTTTTGTATCCAATGCATTAATTTTAATGTATGCGTATTGTGGTGGTTTGGGTCTTGCGCAGAAACTGTTTGACGGAATGTGTCAGAGAGATTTGGTCTCTTGGAATTCTTTGATATGTGGATATAGTCAGTGCAATAGGTTTAAGGAGGTTTTGGGTCTGTTTGAGGCAATGCGGGCAGGGAATGTGACGGCTGATGCGGTGACGATGGTGAAAGTTATTTTGGCGTGTAATTACTTGGGTGAATGGGAGTTTGCTGATTCTGTGGTTCAGTATATTGAAGAAAATCATGTTAGGATTGATGTTTACTTGGGAAACACTATGATAGATATGTATGGACGGCGTGGTTTGGCGAATTTGGCTTGGGAAGTATTTGATCAGATGCGTGAAAGAAATATAGTTTCGTGGAATGCCATGATCACGGGATATGCAAAAGTGGGAAACTTGGTTAATGCAAGAAAGCTTTTCAATGAGATGCCGAAGAGAAATGTGGTGTCTTGGACTTCCATGATCACTTGTTACTCTCAAGCTAATCAACATACTGAGGCAGTGAGTCTTTTTCAAGAAATGATGGCAGCTGATGTGAGACCGGATGAAATAACCATTGCTAGTGTGCTTTCTGCTTGTGCCCGTGTGGGTTCACTTGATGTGGGAGAGGCTGTCCACAACTACATaaagaagcatggagtgaaAACAGATATTTATGTAGGAAATACTTTGATAGATATGTATTGCAAATGTGGGCTGGTTGAGAAGGCAATGGAGGTGTTCCAATGGATGGAAAAGAAAGACGCTGTGTCATGGACTTCGGTAATCTCAGGCCTTGCTGTGAACGGTTTTGCAGATTCTGCACTCGAATTCTTCTCACAGATGCTGAGAGAAGGTGTTCGACCAACTCATGGAACGTTTGTTGGGATTTTGTTAGCTTGCACTCATGCGGGTTTAGTAGAGAAAGGATTGGAATATTTTGAAAGCATGGAAAAGATTCATGGACTGATGCCAGAAATGAAACACTACGGATGTGTTGTGGATCTTTTGAGTCGGTCTGGAAAACTAGAGAAGGCTTATGAGTTCATACAAAATATGCCCGTTGTTCCACATGTCGTAGTATGGAGGATATTGCTGAGTGCTTGCAAGGTTCATGGAAATGTGGCCCTAGCTGAGAGTGTCACAGCCAAGCTTGTTGAACTGGATCCTTCTAACAGTGGGAATTACATTCTGTCATCGAGTACTTACGCAGGTTCGGATAGATGGGATGATGCTCTGAGAATGAGAGAATTGATGGGTGAGAGCAAGGTGCAAAAGCCATTTGGTCGTAGTGCCATCGAAATAGACGGCATATTTTCGAACTCAGAATTCGGGACTCACTTGATTGCAGATGAGCATTGGCAATCGCTTATCTGCTCAACATCGAATTGA
- the LOC126630443 gene encoding sorbitol dehydrogenase-like yields MGKGGKAAEPENMGAWLLGVNNIKIQPFKLPSVGPNDVRVRVKAVGICGSDVHYFKTMKCADFEVKEPMVIGHECAGIVEEIGGEVKHLALGDRVAVEPGISCARCQQCKGGRYNLCPDMKFFATPPVHGSLANQIVHPADLCFKLPENVSLEEGAMCEPLSVGVHACRRANVGPESTVLIIGAGPIGLVSVLAARAFGSPRIVIVDMDDQRLAMAKSLGANDTVKVSTKMEDLDDEIAQIKIAMKSDVDVSFDCVGFNKTMSTALGATRPGGKVCLVGMGHGTMTVPLTPAAAREVDVVGIFRYKNTWPLCLEFLRSGRIDVKPLITHRFGFNQKEVEEAFETSARGGNAIKVMFIL; encoded by the exons ATGGGTAAGGGAGGCAAAGCTGCTGAGCCAGAAAACATGGGTGCTTGGCTTCTTGGTGTTAACAACATCAAGATCCAACCTTTCAAGCTTCCCAGTGTGG GGCCCAATGATGTTCGCGTTCGGGTCAAGGCTGTCGGCATTTGTGGAAGTGATGTTCACTACTTCAAG ACAATGAAATGTGCAGATTTTGAAGTTAAAGAGCCAATGGTAATTGGCCATGAGTGTGCTGGGATCGTTGAGGAAATCGGGGGCGAGGTGAAGCATCTTGCTCTCGGAGATCGTGTGGCGGTAGAGCCCGGGATCAGCTGCGCACGGTGCCAGCAGTGCAAAGGTGGAAGGTACAATCTCTGCCCGGACATGAAGTTTTTTGCCACCCCACCGGTTCATGGTTCCTTGGCAAATCAG ATTGTACATCCTGCGGATCTGTGCTTTAAACTCCCGGAGAATGTGAGTTTGGAGGAAGGGGCAATGTGTGAGCCCTTGAGTGTAGGGGTTCATGCTTGCCGGAGAGCCAATGTCGGTCCGGAATCAACTGTTCTGATCATCGGAGCCGGCCCCATTGGTCTGGTTTCTGTTCTGGCTGCCCGTGCTTTCGGGTCACCAAGAATCGTCATTGTGGATATGGATGACCAGCGTCTAGCGATGGCGAAGTCTCTTGGTGCTAATGACACCGTCAAAGTTTCGACAAAAATGGAAGATTTGGATGATGAAATTGCCCAGATTAAGATAGCCATGAAGTCCGACGTGGATGTGAGCTTCGATTGTGTCGGTTTTAACAAAACCATGTCAACCGCTCTTGGTGCCACCCGTCCCGGCGGCAAAGTTTGCCTCGTCGGAATGGGACACGGCACGATGACAGTCCCACTTACTCCAGCTGCTGCCAG GGAGGTTGATGTTGTAGGAATTTTCCGGTATAAAAACACATGGCCGCTTTGCCTCGAGTTTTTGAGAAGTGGGAGGATCGACGTGAAGCCGCTCATCACGCACCGGTTCGGGTTTAACCAAAAGGAGGTGGAAGAAGCATTTGAAACCAGTGCCCGTGGGGGAAATGCCATTAAAGTCATGTTTATTTTGTGA
- the LOC126630440 gene encoding sorbitol dehydrogenase-like, with the protein MGKGGQSCNGMVRQAKPVEQENMAAWLVDVNTIKILPFKLPSIGPNDVRIRIKAVGICGSDVHYLKTMKCADFEVKEPMVIGHECAGIVDKVGSEVKHLVPGDRVAVEPGISCARCQQCKGGRYNLCPDMKFFATPPVHGSLANQIVHPADLCFKLPENVSLEEGAMCEPLSVGVHACRRANVGPETTVLIIGAGPIGLVSVLAARAFGAPRIVIVDMDDKRLAMAKSLGADEAVKVSTKMEDLDDEVAEIKEAMISEVDVTFDCVGFNKTMSTGLNATRPGGKVCLVGMGHGVMTVPLTPAAAREVDVVGVFRYQNTWPLCLEFLRSGKIDVKPLITHRFGFTEKEVEEAFATSARGGNAIKVMFKL; encoded by the exons ATGGGCAAGGGAGGCCAATCCTGCAATGGCATGGTTAGACAAGCCAAACCTGTTGAGCAGGAAAACATGGCTGCTTGGCTTGTTGATGTCAACACCATCAAGATCCTACCTTTCAAGCTCCCCAGTATCG GACCCAATGATGTTCGAATTCGGATCAAGGCTGTCGGCATTTGTGGAAGTGATGTTCACTACCTCAAGACCATGAAATGCGCGGATTTTGAGGTTAAAGAGCCAATGGTAATCGGACATGAGTGTGCCGGGATCGTAGACAAAGTTGGGAGCGAGGTGAAGCATTTGGTGCCTGGTGACCGCGTGGCGGTAGAGCCTGGCATCAGCTGCGCACGGTGCCAGCAGTGCAAGGGAGGCCGCTATAATCTTTGCCCTGATATGAAGTTTTTCGCCACCCCACCGGTTCATGGTTCCTTGGCTAATCAGATTGTGCACCCTGCGGATCTGTGCTTTAAATTGCCGGAAAACGTGAGTTTGGAGGAAGGGGCAATGTGTGAGCCCTTGAGTGTTGGGGTTCACGCTTGTCGGCGAGCCAATGTTGGTCCCGAGACAACTGTCCTGATCATCGGTGCAGGGCCTATTGGTCTCGTTTCAGTTTTAGCCGCTCGTGCTTTCGGGGCACCAAGAATTGTGATTGTGGATATGGATGACAAGCGTCTAGCAATGGCAAAGTCTCTCGGTGCTGATGAAGCCGTGAAAGTTTCGACAAAAATGGAGGATTTAGATGATGAAGTTGCCGAAATTAAAGAAGCCATGATCTCCGAAGTGGATGTGACCTTCGATTGTGTGGGTTTCAACAAAACCATGTCGACCGGCCTCAATGCTACTCGTCCCGGCGGAAAAGTCTGCCTTGTAGGAATGGGACACGGTGTGATGACCGTGCCTCTGACTCCCGCTGCTGCTAGGGAGGTTGACGTTGTTGGAGTTTTCCGATACCAGAACACATGGCCTCTTTGCCTCGAGTTTTTGAGAAGTGGGAAGATTGACGTGAAGCCGCTTATCACACACCGTTTTGGATTTACTGAGAAGGAGGTGGAAGAAGCGTTTGCAACAAGTGCTCGTGGGGGTAATGCCATCAAGGTGATGTTCAAATTGTAA